The Halichondria panicea chromosome 17, odHalPani1.1, whole genome shotgun sequence DNA segment CCCTACCCAAGGTCCAACAAGGTGGCCTCTTCCATGGCGGTCGTCTGTCCTGGTCAGTGGGTAATGGAGTTTTGTACGTCAGCAACACGTCTACAGGAAACTGCCTACAAAACTGGGCCCCCTCCAGCCCTGGAGAAGAGGTTACCATAGTATCAGAGCTCAGGGGACCTAAAGGCTCACTGTTAGTGGTGGCTTTAGAGGGGTACGGCTGTCACATGATAGGAGTACTCTCATCCAATTGGGGCAAACTAATCCGAGGTGTCAGCGTTCCTGATAAAATTACTTCACTTCATCCGTTCAATTTCGACGGATTTTCTAAACAATGTGATGAAAGTTATCGCCGTCCCGATATACTCCCAACTTCAGTTCTCTCGTTATTTAACGGTATTGTTGCTATAGGAACTGTAGGTGGGCGTAGTTACCTAGTAGACCTCCAGTTGGGCTTGGGTGCTTCTTCCGATGACTGCCTCAACAATCCATCGCCATTGCACACAATCGAGGGACCAGTAACTGAGGGAGACATTGCAAGCATGAGCGAGTCAGGGCATGTCACTGTGGAGATCAGTAAAGGttattaattatgtatatatcgctataattattgtctagaCACTAATTAATAtttgtattatatataattatagtgtaattAATGCACACATTTTAATTGTTTCGAGTATGCAGTGCTGTGCCTAGAATTGCTGAAGTGGCAGTTATTTCCAATCCTCCATCtcaattaacacacacattttaagaggtggttagtaccaaccaccaccaccaccgaccagtgtgggaaCATCCCTAATTACTGTCttattagatctatatactgaATGCTAGCTACTTAAACATTTCATCCGGAGATCATTATGATTTCATTTATAGAATTATCTTTCTCCCTGTATCTTTCTCCCTGTATTATATATTGCAGGACGCTTTCAGAGAGGCAAATTTATATACGACCAATCTCTCCTATCAACCTCGTCCGTTATCGTCACGGCAATGTACTTTGCACCCCAGATTTCTGCCCTATTTGTCGGCTATTCGTTTGGGGGGTTCCAAATGTACGACTTATCGTCCTTCCAACTCCTCCACACGTGTGCTGTGTCAGCACCCCTCCCCCCTGTCACACACTTCACGTATGTGGAGCCAGAGAACGACCCTCGGAAGTTTGTCTATGTGTGGGTCATGAGGGGGAATTCCCGTTTTGTGGAGGGGACGTAAGTGTGATTAGTCATTATTTATTTAATCGTAATTATTAATCGTAATTATTTAATCGTAATTATTTGGTTGTTTCCACTGATATCGTAGTTTTTTTTATAGTAACTTTCTGTAGAAGGCCTTTTCTCTAACACTGTATTATCATCTGTCAGTGTAACTTACTCTCCTCCTCCTTATCCAGTAGCTGTGGGGCAAGTGCCTATCTCTACCAGATGATATTTGCTGAGAAGACAAATGGTCCGggtggccacacccactatcgTGGATTCCAGGGGTGTGGCCTACGCTTTGAGCACATTCTCAACGACAACCCTCACAGTGTGATGGAGCGTATTGGGTCGAGGGTACTGACTTGTGCCACGCCCACTAGACATCGCCAGGAGCAACCAGGACACTGTATGTTACACTATGCACTACTTGGATTGAAAGAGCTTTTGTAGTTATCAATTTTGCACATGTTTCATGTCCAGAAATGCATCTGTTGGTGTATTAatttacaatgtacatgttttAGAATACTCTtactcgcacacacacacacacacacacacacacacacacacacacacacacacacacacacacacacacacacacaccacacacacacacacacacacacacacacacacacacacacacacacacacacacacacacacacacacacacacacacacacacacacacacacacacacacacacagcgttgGAGCTTGACTTGTCGCAGGCTGTACTTGTGTGGATGGTTCCTTCTCAAACCTCAAAGTGAGTATAATATCACTTTTAGAGAGATAGAGCTCTGTAACTAAAGTTCAGATGGTCCAAATTTAATGATTTTGTGATTTTATGAAAGGTTAGAAGGAGCtgtttcagatggtatgctcaaatctcaaatttggaacgggccataatttccaGAAAAAAAAACCATGggctatagcccatggtattttgtccaAAACAGGTCCAAAacagacttttgatttttaacacatcatctgaaaggcctttctctaagctttcagaaaatcataaaattaatgttattggaccaacggaacgaaagttatggccgtttaaAGATGCTCTTCTAACGCTAGGTCAATATATCCAAACTGTTTTTGAATCCTCAATAAAATCTCCTcatttctgtataattattgcttgtcCGTGCATGCACAGCTCTGAGGTTGATTGGAGTGTGTTTGTGGGCCTGTTCGATGTCAACCAATGGTATCACTCCCAGATGCCTCGTTGCATTCGCTGGAAGGCCAAGGGCAAGTACACCGGGTGAgccgtgtgtgtagtgtgtgtgtatgtgttgtaccaacccccctctccctctctctgtAGTGTATTTGGCTGCTCTTACCTCTCCTTCTACAACGTCAGCTCAGCTCTGCCTGCTAGTTCAGACTCTACTGTAATGGTGAGTGTATGCTaaactgcacatgtacatgtacatacatggaAGGCCAGTTTTAAAGTCCCTTAATGATAGGTACCTCGTTTTAAGCAAGATTCCTTTTGTGTTAATTACAATCAATGGCCACGCCTTattgcccctcccccacacacgcacaggaTGTACTGGTGGAGCGCCTCCTACCGTTTTATTCCAACCCTCCCATGCCAGAAACATTCATGTGGCCTTCAGCTGCACAGTTcagtatgtcatgtgatcactgcatgattatcacatgaccatgTTATCCTCTACTAGATCTTAAGATTCTGACTGATTCCTCGCTGGCTGCTTGTCAGTGTCTCGGTATACAGAGAATGGTATGTAACATTGACCCCATTATGTTGTCAGCCTTTTGACCTTTAATCTTTGACCCCAGGTCCTCAGACAGTTGGACGAGTGCCGAGGATCATTGTATGCACAGCCGGAAGTGTTGTTCCAACTGTGTGCCCACACGGAGCTCCTCCCACCATCttatgaccacaccccctcgaGAAACCTCAGTGTAAGTTTATTGCATATTTTTACTTGCTAATCTTCATGctctcccacacactccacacactccacacatacgcccacacacacacacagtcacagagGGCGGCTCTCCTGGGTGTAGTCATTAGCCACGGTGCACACACTCGTATTCTCACATCATTTGCTGACAGCTGGGCAGGGGCGGGAGGGGATGACCCTGTTATTAGTCAGTGGGTGGAGTCTACTAGAACTGAGCTGGAGCAAACAAAAAAGTTAATATGTAAGCAACTCTCGTAGTCTATAATCATAGTAATTGTATGAACTACCCATTTAAATATTccgtattttaaatattcgtacagctcaggatagtgaggttgaacctattgtggtagaataattttgtagttttaattttcgtatgatgctcttcaatatGAAATATACGAAACTTTGTACCATACGAAtataacctgctatacgataTGTACCTCCCCTGAATCTGACAGACGCTAAATGCTTCAGTGAAGACCCTTCTCCTACCCCCCTCTCTGGTCACTGGAGGAGAATGGCCGCTATAGAGGTGTTCCTGGAGCGTCTGCTCAGCCGTGGGTTCCAGATGGAGGGCCGGAGGACAGGGGTGCTTTACCAGGCTGTGGGTCAACTACGCCTTATGGTGGCAAGGCACaagaaggtgtgtgtgtgtaagaaACTCTTGCCAAAATAAACTTGGTATATATGGAGGTCACCAATTCACCTCTTCATATCAAGGCTATGTAGGCAAACTAGCATTACAGCACATTGCCTGAAAGTTGCctggtgtacatgtagaagctTTGTTTTGTATTATTTCAGGCCCTTAAATCCCCCTTATATGGGGATTAGCCTTCCAAAAATTGTGGCTGCTTGGTAAGCGCCAATGCTGTCAGTTGTATTTTACTATGGGGGGCATATTTTATAGGCTGACAGGGTTTCATCTTTTAGTGGTATAAAtcatgcaatgaataacattagaaAATTCCCATTCAGTTTGATTGACTTCTTGTTCTGACCTTTCAGGTGATGGAAGTGATTCGGTTCCTTAACGAGGAGGGGCTGGCGTGTGATTACCCCGCAGCTGCCCTCAAGCGAAGATATGACATGCTCAGGGGAGGGTCTGAGCTGGGGTACGTAATGTGCACGTGATGATCATGCATAGATTGGCAATATCTAATTTTCATcatgtttgtttgtttatttTTTGTTCAGGAACAAGCTAGCTATTGATTGTCTTATCGAGGATCACCATGGCAATGGAGATGACTCCGCCCCCTTGTACCCCCCTCTGTCACTGCTAAACTACATGGAGTTCTTAATGACCTTCGACCCCTTGATACAGCACTGTCTTGTatccttacacacacacacacacacacacacacacacacacacacacacacacacacacacacacactgtgtagcCATACCTTAACTGCCAGGTCAGGTGCTGTATCTACTAGCGGACCTCGGctcactgaccacacccccccACTCCCCCCAGTGTCGCTATGCAGCCTCTCATGAGTTACCCAGTGACCTCCTCAACACAATGCACTCTCTGTGGCTGGTGGATAATGTCAAGTTTAAGGTACATTGCATGTAATATCCCTACAGCTGTGATGGATGGGCCCATCACAATCAATATTCTCCAATTTcaattgatgcattcaatagctctcaaaATTACCTTGTGTACTTAGATATAAAAGTTTTGTGAAATCCACTAAAGCAAAGGCtatttacatgtagatgtacagCCTAATAATTAAGCCATCTCTCACTTGTTCTCTGTATATAGGATCCAGCATATCAGAGGGAAGCCAATGTACTGTTCATGAGGACCTCACCCCACTCGTTATTTCCATGGCAACACGGAGTGATATTGGAGCGGTTGATGCAGTATGGTGAAGTGGAGGGTGCTCTGTCGTACCTCCAGACACACGGACAGACAATGCAAGGACTGGAGGAACTCAAGCTCAAGATAGGTGTCTATGTTGGTAACAGCCTGGTGACACCCGCCTACCACTTACTGGTGAGGGACTGGCCTGCTAGACTAGTGCCACACACACTTGTATACCAGCCTACCCTCTTCTGGTGGAGGGCTGGCCTGCTAGACTAGTACCATACTATACCCATTCTGGTGAGGGACTGGCCTGTTAGACACACACTTTTACACCAGGGGCTGGCCTGCCAAACTGGTAGACGTGACTATACTCCCTTGCATTGTGTAGAGTCAGTTCGAGGGCTCTGAGAATTATGACCAACTGTTCAAGTTCTTCCTCGAGTGCTGTGTTGAAGGTACGTATGCAGTAACTGCTATCTATAGagctgcacatgtacagtagctgaTGATGCCATCATTCTGTAAGCTTAGACGTGCTTTATTGTGGCGAGTTTTTGAGCTTGCATCTATTTCTCCTCTAGGCAAGTGTCTCAATCTTATACTGGACCTCCCCCTGTCATCGCTGGCCGAGACGACTGCTGTGCTCTATTTAGAACAGCACACCCAACTCATTTGCCGGGAACTACTCGTGTTCTATTTTGCCACTCGCCACCGATTCGTGGAAGCCCTAGCAATGCAAGAAAATATTCGCCCGTTTGCCAAATCTGACCCGGACCCAAATGCCATGGTAAAGTGTGGTCAACGTGATACTCTACTGGCGGGACTCGCAAGTGTCGTGCCCTCTTCACTACATCACGTTAAATTGACACATGACGATCTCAGAGGTCAGAGCTCAAAGGTCAAGGTACAGGTGGACAAGAGCCTTTCGTCTGTGGTTGCCAAGGCAGTGAAGTACGAGGGTGTGGCTGGAGGGGGCGGGGAAGTCTACTCACTCATACAGACCCTAGCAGAAAAGAGGTGAAACTTGCgtaataatacatacatatttTTATGGGctagtattattattgtaatatTTGTTGATCCTCCATTGTTGCTTTAGGTTGGCCCCCAGTGACCCCATGACCCCTATTCGACCGTCCAGGACGAGTGTCACCGTgctaagccacacccctttccTCTCCACTCCCGTATCAGTCAAGAAGATAAGGTCAGTTCAGGCATGTACGTGCTGTAATATTCACATTTTTGTTATATAGAGTGCCAATGACTGGCagtagaccacacccagtgCTTACTCCGACACCTCGCTCTCGACCTCTAACCCCACAtcaaagccacacccaccagcaATTCGTATCCCATATTCAAAGCTTCAAGGACCGCATGGCCTCCATGTTGAGCCACTCCGGTACCAGAGGATTGGATCTGTCTGGTGTACAAACACCTGTGCGTGTGGGTAtatttgagggtataaatgtttctgattaaaattaatgtactgcaaacatttataaccgcgaatttaatatcgcatgcatgcatgctgcaaaaggcactattccacgaaaattaaatccacgaaaatctttctaaaggcatttccgcgaaagtttataccttcgaaatatacccgctgtacggtatATAGCCTAGGGGGCCTTGTGTGTATTGTGCATTTATCAGGCTTTAAGTCTTTCCTAGTTACtgtttt contains these protein-coding regions:
- the LOC135351793 gene encoding protein ELYS-like isoform X2 produces the protein MASLDLNHTVQLPALTHTPTPLPLPKVQQGGLFHGGRLSWSVGNGVLYVSNTSTGNCLQNWAPSSPGEEVTIVSELRGPKGSLLVVALEGYGCHMIGVLSSNWGKLIRGVSVPDKITSLHPFNFDGFSKQCDESYRRPDILPTSVLSLFNGIVAIGTVGGRSYLVDLQLGLGASSDDCLNNPSPLHTIEGPVTEGDIASMSESGHVTVEISKGRFQRGKFIYDQSLLSTSSVIVTAMYFAPQISALFVGYSFGGFQMYDLSSFQLLHTCAVSAPLPPVTHFTYVEPENDPRKFVYVWVMRGNSRFVEGTCGASAYLYQMIFAEKTNGPGGHTHYRGFQGCGLRFEHILNDNPHSVMERIGSRVLTCATPTRHRQEQPGHSLELDLSQAVLVWMVPSQTSNSEVDWSVFVGLFDVNQWYHSQMPRCIRWKAKGKYTGVFGCSYLSFYNVSSALPASSDSTVMDVLVERLLPFYSNPPMPETFMWPSAAQFNLKILTDSSLAACQCLGIQRMVLRQLDECRGSLYAQPEVLFQLCAHTELLPPSYDHTPSRNLSSQRAALLGVVISHGAHTRILTSFADSWAGAGGDDPVISQWVESTRTELEQTKKLIYAKCFSEDPSPTPLSGHWRRMAAIEVFLERLLSRGFQMEGRRTGVLYQAVGQLRLMVARHKKVMEVIRFLNEEGLACDYPAAALKRRYDMLRGGSELGNKLAIDCLIEDHHGNGDDSAPLYPPLSLLNYMEFLMTFDPLIQHCLVLYLLADLGSLTTPPHSPQCRYAASHELPSDLLNTMHSLWLVDNVKFKDPAYQREANVLFMRTSPHSLFPWQHGVILERLMQYGEVEGALSYLQTHGQTMQGLEELKLKIGVYVGNSLVTPAYHLLSQFEGSENYDQLFKFFLECCVEGKCLNLILDLPLSSLAETTAVLYLEQHTQLICRELLVFYFATRHRFVEALAMQENIRPFAKSDPDPNAMVKCGQRDTLLAGLASVVPSSLHHVKLTHDDLRGQSSKVKVQVDKSLSSVVAKAVKYEGVAGGGGEVYSLIQTLAEKRLAPSDPMTPIRPSRTSVTVLSHTPFLSTPVSVKKIRVPMTGSRPHPVLTPTPRSRPLTPHQSHTHQQFVSHIQSFKDRMASMLSHSGTRGLDLSGVQTPSPMKAGQLLRPVLTPTSILKGSRSASKLTDKRIRFAVESSPSPEKERPRQVYTPFAPSSLSTTTSIAMTTPLPSSEDDDDVYESPVESPSQLHTPTPSQLYTPAHSPPRLPTKLDYHDAENTPTKETAAITIETSDSSSSEDDTDEMDNSIAEEDVSIVEQEVSDEETSILQISQPVGNISGPAPTKTSPFQDIALTREKLVSSVSPKHDPKTREMKPSLSSPAGTFRLPRGGLSSSVLLKHESSVGSTNTFSSPFTRNPQNTTPAVSNSRLFAPVTKAMTPASQFFSPVPYLSDLIQAKKDKLHSSFQQLKQRDLDNIKTPQRTTSPMVNQSSFSASMVPSVGVATGSSYNFSPPTQVQVDAHTINVTPPEDSESMSFVFSPPLTRSAARRKRDDSFSVSRESSVEPTLPPSGGSEVRRKSRGRPRKVPLPPNDDPVTLVTPPTAPRLLREQPKKSKPRVKSGMASRRSARLLSGKK
- the LOC135351793 gene encoding protein ELYS-like isoform X1, which gives rise to MASLDLNHTVQLPALTHTPTPLPLPKVQQGGLFHGGRLSWSVGNGVLYVSNTSTGNCLQNWAPSSPGEEVTIVSELRGPKGSLLVVALEGYGCHMIGVLSSNWGKLIRGVSVPDKITSLHPFNFDGFSKQCDESYRRPDILPTSVLSLFNGIVAIGTVGGRSYLVDLQLGLGASSDDCLNNPSPLHTIEGPVTEGDIASMSESGHVTVEISKGRFQRGKFIYDQSLLSTSSVIVTAMYFAPQISALFVGYSFGGFQMYDLSSFQLLHTCAVSAPLPPVTHFTYVEPENDPRKFVYVWVMRGNSRFVEGTSCGASAYLYQMIFAEKTNGPGGHTHYRGFQGCGLRFEHILNDNPHSVMERIGSRVLTCATPTRHRQEQPGHSLELDLSQAVLVWMVPSQTSNSEVDWSVFVGLFDVNQWYHSQMPRCIRWKAKGKYTGVFGCSYLSFYNVSSALPASSDSTVMDVLVERLLPFYSNPPMPETFMWPSAAQFNLKILTDSSLAACQCLGIQRMVLRQLDECRGSLYAQPEVLFQLCAHTELLPPSYDHTPSRNLSSQRAALLGVVISHGAHTRILTSFADSWAGAGGDDPVISQWVESTRTELEQTKKLIYAKCFSEDPSPTPLSGHWRRMAAIEVFLERLLSRGFQMEGRRTGVLYQAVGQLRLMVARHKKVMEVIRFLNEEGLACDYPAAALKRRYDMLRGGSELGNKLAIDCLIEDHHGNGDDSAPLYPPLSLLNYMEFLMTFDPLIQHCLVLYLLADLGSLTTPPHSPQCRYAASHELPSDLLNTMHSLWLVDNVKFKDPAYQREANVLFMRTSPHSLFPWQHGVILERLMQYGEVEGALSYLQTHGQTMQGLEELKLKIGVYVGNSLVTPAYHLLSQFEGSENYDQLFKFFLECCVEGKCLNLILDLPLSSLAETTAVLYLEQHTQLICRELLVFYFATRHRFVEALAMQENIRPFAKSDPDPNAMVKCGQRDTLLAGLASVVPSSLHHVKLTHDDLRGQSSKVKVQVDKSLSSVVAKAVKYEGVAGGGGEVYSLIQTLAEKRLAPSDPMTPIRPSRTSVTVLSHTPFLSTPVSVKKIRVPMTGSRPHPVLTPTPRSRPLTPHQSHTHQQFVSHIQSFKDRMASMLSHSGTRGLDLSGVQTPSPMKAGQLLRPVLTPTSILKGSRSASKLTDKRIRFAVESSPSPEKERPRQVYTPFAPSSLSTTTSIAMTTPLPSSEDDDDVYESPVESPSQLHTPTPSQLYTPAHSPPRLPTKLDYHDAENTPTKETAAITIETSDSSSSEDDTDEMDNSIAEEDVSIVEQEVSDEETSILQISQPVGNISGPAPTKTSPFQDIALTREKLVSSVSPKHDPKTREMKPSLSSPAGTFRLPRGGLSSSVLLKHESSVGSTNTFSSPFTRNPQNTTPAVSNSRLFAPVTKAMTPASQFFSPVPYLSDLIQAKKDKLHSSFQQLKQRDLDNIKTPQRTTSPMVNQSSFSASMVPSVGVATGSSYNFSPPTQVQVDAHTINVTPPEDSESMSFVFSPPLTRSAARRKRDDSFSVSRESSVEPTLPPSGGSEVRRKSRGRPRKVPLPPNDDPVTLVTPPTAPRLLREQPKKSKPRVKSGMASRRSARLLSGKK